Proteins encoded within one genomic window of Amorphoplanes friuliensis DSM 7358:
- a CDS encoding MarR family winged helix-turn-helix transcriptional regulator yields MTSRPGADLALLLLGSYRNLVDEVVRELTARGYPDTRPSHEYAMRAIKAGADNATELGRRLAITKQAAAKTITALVARGYVTTATSSTDARRKHIQLTEHGLALMREGEAIFNEVRARWEERLGAGELARLETQLAQFVGDSPIDLNAPGWAAQELG; encoded by the coding sequence ATGACTTCTCGACCCGGCGCCGACCTGGCCCTGCTGCTCCTGGGCAGCTACCGCAACCTGGTGGACGAGGTGGTCAGGGAGCTGACGGCACGGGGCTATCCCGACACACGCCCGTCCCACGAGTACGCGATGCGGGCCATCAAGGCAGGCGCCGACAACGCCACGGAGCTGGGTCGCCGGCTTGCCATCACCAAGCAGGCCGCGGCCAAGACGATCACCGCACTGGTCGCGCGCGGCTACGTCACCACCGCGACCAGCTCCACCGACGCCCGCCGCAAGCACATCCAGCTCACCGAGCACGGGCTCGCGCTGATGCGTGAGGGAGAGGCGATCTTCAACGAGGTGCGAGCACGCTGGGAGGAGCGGCTCGGTGCCGGGGAACTCGCCCGGCTGGAGACACAACTCGCCCAGTTCGTCGGCGACTCGCCCATCGACCTGAACGCCCCCGGATGGGCGGCGCAGGAGCTCGGCTGA
- a CDS encoding YihY/virulence factor BrkB family protein, whose protein sequence is MTGAGGAGAIAAAWQRWRDRFGWLDHLARAALRYDAADGGRLAAAVTYYSFFATFSLGLLGFAVFAFALDDPAVLQSVERYAAENLPHVDLQQLRAARNTAGVIAFLGLPISGWFWVDVLRSSIRKMWGLTEYPGKLLLRVLVDMGVLAGLGVLLAASVSVAYVTTTVANRAVDAAGADAPPSRWPLAVLGLVVGLAVNMVLAAGMLTGLPRIRMPLRRVLVPALLVSVGLELLKTLGRLYVRATEANPAYHLVGGSVGLLVFLSAVNQLVLFAAALTATSAAGRPLDLAEGDRLDTPADEA, encoded by the coding sequence GTGACGGGTGCAGGTGGCGCAGGAGCGATCGCGGCGGCCTGGCAGCGGTGGCGCGACCGGTTCGGCTGGCTGGACCACCTGGCCCGGGCCGCACTGCGCTACGACGCGGCCGACGGCGGCCGGCTCGCGGCCGCCGTCACGTACTACTCGTTCTTCGCCACCTTCTCGCTGGGCCTGCTGGGCTTCGCCGTTTTTGCGTTCGCCCTGGACGACCCGGCGGTACTGCAGTCGGTGGAGAGGTACGCCGCGGAGAACCTGCCCCACGTCGACCTGCAGCAGTTGCGCGCCGCCCGGAACACCGCGGGTGTCATCGCGTTCCTCGGCCTGCCGATCTCGGGGTGGTTCTGGGTCGACGTGCTGCGTTCGTCGATCCGCAAGATGTGGGGGCTGACCGAATATCCCGGCAAGCTGCTCCTCCGCGTGCTCGTCGACATGGGTGTGCTGGCGGGGCTCGGCGTGCTGCTGGCGGCTTCGGTGTCGGTGGCCTACGTGACGACGACCGTCGCCAACCGGGCGGTCGACGCGGCCGGCGCCGACGCTCCGCCGTCGCGGTGGCCGCTGGCCGTACTCGGGCTGGTGGTGGGCCTTGCGGTCAACATGGTGCTGGCCGCCGGCATGCTGACCGGGCTGCCGCGCATCCGGATGCCGCTCCGCCGGGTCCTGGTCCCGGCGCTGCTGGTTTCCGTGGGGCTGGAACTGCTCAAGACCCTCGGGCGCCTCTACGTACGGGCGACCGAGGCCAATCCGGCCTACCACCTGGTCGGCGGCTCGGTCGGACTGCTCGTGTTCCTGAGCGCGGTCAACCAGCTGGTCCTCTTCGCCGCCGCGCTGACAGCGACCAGCGCCGCCGGACGGCCGCTCGATCTCGCCGAGGGCGACCGCCTCGACACCCCTGCGGACGAGGCCTGA
- a CDS encoding glycosyltransferase, with the protein MPGLDPVPRLEQLVGRGPGRVQIVVTVVAALGGADPGSLAIEIPANARVASYIPFDALLPKADVLITNGGAGGTHRALSSGVPVIIAGVTEDKPANAARVAYHRLGVNLGTATPAAQAVADATNSVLADTEIRENVARLVKVYAGHDPIAAIERLTLA; encoded by the coding sequence ATGCCCGGGCTCGATCCGGTGCCGCGGCTCGAACAACTGGTGGGCCGCGGGCCAGGACGTGTGCAGATAGTGGTGACGGTCGTGGCCGCGCTGGGCGGCGCCGATCCCGGCTCGCTGGCGATCGAGATCCCGGCCAATGCCCGGGTGGCGAGCTACATCCCGTTCGACGCGCTGCTGCCGAAGGCCGACGTCCTGATCACCAACGGCGGCGCCGGCGGCACCCACCGCGCCCTGTCCAGCGGCGTACCGGTGATCATCGCCGGTGTCACCGAGGACAAGCCGGCCAACGCGGCCCGCGTCGCCTACCACCGCCTCGGCGTCAACCTGGGCACGGCGACACCCGCCGCACAGGCCGTCGCGGACGCCACCAACTCGGTGCTCGCCGACACGGAGATCCGGGAGAACGTCGCCCGGCTGGTGAAGGTCTACGCGGGGCACGACCCGATCGCCGCGATCGAACGCCTGACCCTCGCCTGA
- a CDS encoding tetratricopeptide repeat protein, producing the protein MRTEVADAAVWFDTEHPALLAAIDLAAQQGFDTHVWQLSWLVRDYLNRHGLWHHLQTSQLAALAAAQRSGTPPVVARVLWGVALAEANLGRYEAAHAHLLRSLAIFTAAGDQLSIAFTRRRIVYVLTQQDDFGAALELAEAELAQSLPGTGPEQRAHALNTVSWLCSQLGRFDEAVAHAREAVALVPLLRPFTAADLWDTLGSAQAGQGFVDAAEDSYRRAAQIYHQQGATFLEAQVWRALGDARQDAGRDAEAGHAYRLAFDLVAATRDPRAVRLGTDLQRLLHRQPAQDVSDGMRPGSP; encoded by the coding sequence GTGCGTACCGAGGTTGCCGACGCCGCCGTCTGGTTCGACACCGAACACCCCGCGCTGCTGGCCGCGATCGACCTGGCCGCGCAGCAGGGCTTCGACACCCACGTCTGGCAGCTCTCCTGGCTCGTCCGCGACTATCTCAACCGGCACGGCCTGTGGCACCACCTGCAGACCTCGCAGCTCGCCGCCCTGGCCGCGGCGCAGCGCAGCGGCACCCCGCCCGTGGTCGCCCGCGTGCTGTGGGGTGTCGCCCTGGCGGAGGCAAACCTCGGACGGTACGAGGCCGCGCACGCTCACCTGCTCCGCTCACTGGCTATCTTCACCGCGGCCGGCGACCAGCTGTCGATCGCCTTCACCCGCCGCCGCATCGTCTACGTGCTGACCCAGCAGGACGACTTCGGCGCGGCCCTGGAGCTGGCCGAAGCCGAGCTGGCGCAGTCCCTGCCCGGCACCGGACCGGAGCAGCGGGCGCACGCGCTCAACACGGTGAGCTGGCTCTGCAGCCAACTCGGCCGGTTCGACGAAGCGGTGGCTCACGCCCGCGAGGCCGTCGCCCTCGTCCCGCTGCTGCGCCCCTTCACCGCGGCCGACCTGTGGGACACCCTGGGCTCCGCGCAGGCGGGTCAAGGCTTTGTCGACGCTGCCGAGGACAGCTACCGGCGGGCCGCGCAGATCTACCACCAACAGGGCGCGACCTTCCTGGAGGCGCAAGTCTGGCGGGCGCTCGGGGATGCACGCCAGGACGCGGGCCGCGACGCCGAAGCCGGACACGCGTACCGGCTGGCATTTGATCTGGTGGCCGCGACCCGCGACCCGCGTGCCGTTCGGCTCGGCACGGACCTGCAGCGGCTGTTGCACCGGCAGCCGGCCCAGGACGTCAGTGACGGTATGCGGCCAGGATCTCCATGA
- a CDS encoding GAF domain-containing protein translates to MVTQGLTDLFTRLGTPERMRQIAAYDLFHPELKTRLDAVATRSAEQLQAPVSLVSVILDSSQFILGGHGVSGWVAQAQGTPAEWSLCTNTVLGGRPYCVGDNTTDPLHADNPLLTMTGLRSYAGVPLRDDSGHNLGSHCVLAPEPRDFTDDDLAVLQQGADDIMEILAAYRH, encoded by the coding sequence GTGGTCACCCAGGGCCTGACCGACCTTTTCACCCGCCTCGGCACACCGGAGCGGATGCGGCAGATCGCCGCCTACGACCTGTTCCACCCCGAGCTGAAGACCCGTCTGGACGCCGTTGCCACCCGCAGTGCCGAACAACTGCAGGCCCCGGTGTCACTGGTCTCCGTGATCCTGGACAGCTCGCAGTTCATCCTCGGCGGCCACGGCGTCAGCGGGTGGGTCGCCCAGGCGCAAGGTACGCCGGCGGAATGGTCGCTGTGCACCAACACCGTTCTGGGCGGCCGCCCGTACTGCGTCGGCGACAACACCACCGACCCGCTGCACGCGGACAACCCGTTGCTCACCATGACCGGGCTGCGCAGCTACGCCGGTGTTCCCCTGCGCGACGACAGTGGCCACAACCTGGGCTCGCACTGCGTCCTGGCCCCCGAGCCACGGGACTTCACCGACGACGACCTCGCCGTCCTCCAGCAGGGCGCCGACGACATCATGGAGATCCTGGCCGCATACCGTCACTGA
- a CDS encoding methyl-accepting chemotaxis protein yields MSETRIADGQVATLRRRRSFVDLSVNVKILVAVTMAAVVALAVGIVGLMALSRASAAAQLIYQSNLASVDVLGRLQAAMVQTRLDLANHAISRDEGSKAKYRAAFTADLQAVTAEIAAYRGTDPAGDPTTIADLESVWQKYADIAQNQQLAASESGDLTGWERTRDTAIAPLLTEINQHLKELAAAERSSAASTAGSARSDYRTSRLVFITLLVVGLLTALGLGVWVARQIVRALQKVKSVCDSLAAGDLTRSAGLTSRDEPGQMAAALDTAVAKFRETVTTIGGSAATLSAASEELSAVSTQLQSGANDAATQATSASAATEQVNAGVQTIAAGAEQMSASISEIATNASRAAEIARQGLVVAERTNGQVAELGVASSEIGDVVKLITSIAEQTNLLALNATIEAARAGELGKGFAVVAGEVKELAQQTAKATEEITSRITNIQVSSGSAAEAIGEITSVIGQIGDYTTTIASAVEEQTATTSEMSRSVAEAANGSGEVARTVSGVAEVAGATADGAKATQQAATDLTRLASDLTTVVNGFRH; encoded by the coding sequence ATGAGTGAGACACGCATTGCTGACGGACAGGTCGCCACGCTCAGGAGACGACGTTCGTTCGTCGACCTCAGCGTCAACGTCAAGATCCTGGTGGCGGTCACGATGGCGGCCGTGGTCGCGCTGGCGGTCGGCATCGTCGGCCTGATGGCGCTCAGTCGCGCGAGTGCGGCGGCGCAGCTGATCTATCAGAGCAATCTTGCCAGTGTCGATGTTCTCGGCCGGCTTCAGGCGGCGATGGTGCAGACCCGCCTTGATCTGGCCAACCACGCAATTTCGCGGGACGAAGGCTCGAAGGCCAAGTACCGGGCGGCTTTCACAGCGGACCTGCAAGCGGTCACCGCGGAAATTGCCGCCTATCGCGGCACTGATCCGGCGGGCGATCCCACCACCATTGCCGACCTGGAGTCGGTGTGGCAGAAGTACGCGGACATTGCGCAGAACCAGCAATTGGCCGCCAGTGAGAGCGGCGATCTCACCGGATGGGAGCGGACCCGGGACACCGCCATCGCGCCGCTGCTCACCGAGATCAATCAGCACCTGAAAGAGCTGGCCGCCGCCGAACGCAGCAGCGCGGCGTCCACCGCCGGGTCGGCTCGCTCGGATTACCGGACGAGTCGTCTGGTCTTCATCACCCTGCTGGTCGTGGGTCTGCTGACGGCCCTGGGCCTGGGAGTCTGGGTGGCCAGGCAGATCGTCCGGGCACTCCAGAAGGTGAAGAGTGTGTGCGACAGTCTCGCCGCCGGTGATCTGACCCGGTCCGCCGGGCTGACCTCACGCGACGAGCCCGGGCAGATGGCTGCCGCGCTGGACACCGCGGTGGCGAAGTTCCGGGAGACCGTGACGACGATCGGCGGGTCGGCGGCGACACTGTCGGCAGCCTCGGAGGAGCTGTCGGCGGTCAGCACCCAGCTTCAGTCCGGCGCCAACGATGCGGCGACGCAGGCCACCAGTGCCAGCGCCGCCACCGAGCAGGTCAACGCCGGTGTGCAGACGATCGCAGCAGGCGCGGAGCAGATGAGTGCCTCGATCAGCGAGATCGCCACCAACGCCTCCCGCGCTGCCGAGATCGCCCGTCAGGGTCTGGTCGTCGCCGAACGCACCAACGGGCAGGTCGCCGAGCTCGGTGTGGCCAGCTCGGAGATCGGCGACGTCGTCAAGCTCATCACCAGCATCGCCGAGCAGACCAACCTGCTCGCTCTCAACGCCACCATCGAGGCCGCCCGCGCCGGTGAGCTCGGCAAGGGCTTCGCCGTTGTCGCCGGTGAGGTCAAGGAGCTCGCTCAGCAGACCGCGAAGGCCACCGAGGAGATCACGAGCAGGATCACCAACATCCAGGTCTCCAGCGGGTCGGCGGCCGAGGCCATCGGAGAGATCACCTCCGTCATCGGGCAGATCGGCGACTACACCACGACCATCGCTTCGGCGGTGGAGGAACAGACCGCCACGACCAGCGAGATGAGCCGTTCGGTGGCCGAAGCCGCCAACGGCAGTGGAGAGGTAGCCCGGACCGTCTCCGGGGTCGCCGAGGTCGCCGGCGCCACTGCCGACGGCGCCAAGGCCACCCAGCAGGCCGCCACCGACCTGACCCGCCTGGCGTCCGATCTGACCACCGTTGTCAACGGATTCCGTCACTGA
- a CDS encoding DedA family protein, producing MPSFLDPQHLISTFGLIGILAIVFAESGLLIGFFLPGDSLLFTTGLLVADGTYLHQPLWLICLLVSVAAVLGDQTGYLFGRRFGPALFRRPDSRLFKQENLTRARNFFDRYGARSIVLARFVPIVRTFTPIVAGASRMRYRTFLSYNVLGGSLWACGVTILGYFLGQVAFVRSNIELILIGIVLVSVVPVAVEVLRARRRSQAGQH from the coding sequence ATGCCGTCATTCCTCGACCCGCAGCACCTGATCTCCACGTTCGGGCTGATCGGTATCCTCGCGATCGTCTTCGCCGAGTCCGGGCTGCTGATCGGGTTTTTCCTGCCCGGCGACTCACTGCTGTTCACGACAGGGCTGCTGGTCGCCGACGGCACCTATCTCCACCAGCCGCTCTGGCTGATCTGCTTGCTGGTGTCGGTGGCGGCGGTGCTCGGCGACCAGACCGGCTATCTGTTCGGCCGCCGCTTCGGCCCGGCCCTGTTCCGCCGGCCCGACTCCAGGCTGTTCAAGCAGGAAAATCTGACCCGCGCCCGGAACTTCTTCGACCGCTACGGCGCCCGGTCGATCGTCCTGGCCCGGTTCGTGCCGATCGTGCGGACCTTCACCCCGATCGTGGCCGGTGCCAGTCGCATGCGGTACCGGACCTTCCTGAGCTACAACGTGCTCGGCGGCTCGCTGTGGGCTTGCGGTGTCACCATCCTCGGGTATTTCCTGGGTCAGGTGGCCTTTGTGCGCTCGAACATCGAACTCATTCTGATCGGCATTGTTCTCGTTTCGGTGGTCCCGGTCGCCGTGGAGGTGCTGCGGGCGCGCCGCCGCTCCCAGGCCGGACAGCACTGA
- a CDS encoding BNR repeat-containing protein has product MKRYRTAAALVGLLLVVAGGSPASAASPTVNAPATTTLTTAGRTAESYTGLMNGESFQQDGIVSHRRWQYAAFWDDEGYINVSRRPTNGTWQNIRLTDYRTTTTDSHNVISIGLSHVDGSIHLSFDMHAQRFRYRKSVAGIATAPDTATWSPSIFGAVQNSLAGRDMAVMTYPQFVTMPDGNLQLTIRTGESGNGNQVLFEYRGGAWSFVGKIMDGTTLGNNAYLFGFQYDNQGLLHMTWTVRETFDASTNHDLLYAYSSDRGRTWRSGAGTLIGTADASPISTTVAAARFWTIGQNRGLINQESQTVDSAGNVHVLASHLPPSAPSDAVFTHARTSAVLVHYWREAATGQWRQRILGYQAGVSRGDIGVDSRDNLFVVSAASNTGVLQIATASRASLWSDWAVRYRSTPTFTSDPLLDHRLLKSNNIASVFAPHNGGSRIDVLNFTSAGN; this is encoded by the coding sequence ATGAAACGTTACAGAACAGCGGCGGCACTGGTGGGGCTCCTGCTGGTCGTCGCCGGAGGCTCGCCGGCCTCGGCTGCGTCCCCGACGGTCAATGCGCCGGCCACGACCACGCTGACCACCGCAGGACGCACCGCGGAGAGCTACACCGGACTGATGAACGGCGAATCGTTCCAGCAGGACGGCATCGTCTCGCATCGCCGCTGGCAATACGCGGCGTTCTGGGACGACGAGGGCTACATCAACGTCTCCCGCCGCCCGACGAACGGCACGTGGCAGAACATCCGCCTGACGGACTACCGCACCACGACCACCGACTCGCACAACGTCATCAGCATCGGGCTCTCGCACGTGGACGGCAGCATCCACCTCTCGTTCGACATGCACGCCCAGCGTTTCCGCTACCGCAAGTCGGTGGCCGGCATCGCGACCGCACCGGACACCGCCACCTGGTCACCGTCGATCTTCGGCGCCGTGCAGAACAGCCTGGCCGGCCGCGACATGGCCGTCATGACCTACCCGCAGTTCGTCACCATGCCCGACGGCAACCTGCAACTGACCATCCGTACGGGCGAGAGCGGGAACGGCAACCAGGTCCTGTTCGAATACCGGGGCGGTGCCTGGAGTTTCGTCGGCAAGATCATGGACGGCACCACCCTGGGCAACAACGCCTACCTGTTCGGCTTCCAGTACGACAACCAGGGCCTGCTGCACATGACCTGGACCGTCCGGGAGACCTTCGACGCCAGCACCAACCACGATCTCTTGTACGCCTACAGCAGCGACCGGGGTCGGACGTGGCGCAGCGGTGCCGGCACGCTGATCGGCACCGCCGACGCCAGCCCGATCTCCACGACCGTCGCCGCGGCACGGTTCTGGACCATCGGACAGAACCGGGGCCTGATCAATCAGGAATCGCAGACCGTCGACTCGGCGGGCAACGTCCACGTCCTGGCCTCGCACCTGCCGCCGTCAGCACCCAGTGACGCGGTCTTCACCCATGCCCGCACCAGCGCGGTGCTCGTCCACTACTGGCGTGAGGCCGCGACCGGCCAGTGGCGCCAGCGGATCCTCGGCTACCAGGCCGGCGTCAGCCGCGGCGACATCGGCGTCGACTCCCGCGACAACCTGTTCGTGGTCAGCGCCGCCTCGAACACCGGCGTACTGCAGATCGCGACCGCGTCCCGGGCCTCGCTCTGGTCGGACTGGGCCGTGCGGTACCGCTCCACCCCGACCTTCACCTCGGATCCGCTCCTCGACCACCGCCTGCTCAAGTCCAACAACATCGCCAGCGTCTTCGCACCCCACAACGGCGGCAGCCGCATCGACGTCCTCAACTTCACCAGCGCCGGAAACTGA
- a CDS encoding serine/threonine protein kinase, translating into MDRGGELNVPGTRLLPHDPSRIGPYELVRRLGSGGMGVVYEARDRDGRRVAVKVVHAELAGDQQFRARFRSEVNRARQVPPFCTAEVLDADPDAPWPWLAVEFVDGPSLAEEVARYGPLSPANLHGLAIGVATALVAIHDAGVIHRDLKPGNVLLAAGAPKVIDFGIAQALDPTSQHTRTGHMVGTVNYMAPERFGAPGAPVTSAADIFAWGCVVAYAGQGRAPFDADSPLGVFGRILHGEPTLDGLSGLLRVLVLRSLDPSPQRRPTARELVDALLGPGPDRPAVPDDVLERQPEMRTEDRRMPTHAVVAPDPVDRPKRRSRALVATVAVLALALAGGLGFVVRTSGWLGPAAQDKQTVVQKEELPALVVPGGSVKLTDPLTAADNWEAYEVENNRTYCRYAGGRLQVRNFQDGLWQCAGPSPDVGGSYAVQVNGRIEKAGSCLVVWFAESAQWRYSLEVCEDAWRLNVEDQGEGEPRVVRQWADSGTDAGQDLRLQMVVQDGTVRVGHDGILIGEHRMGPDFAGVFTLGVASAPATEQGPFHVSYKDIEIRAIR; encoded by the coding sequence CGTGCCCGGCACCCGGCTGTTACCGCACGACCCCTCGCGCATCGGGCCGTACGAGCTCGTCCGGCGGCTCGGCTCGGGCGGCATGGGAGTGGTGTACGAGGCGCGGGACCGCGACGGCCGCCGGGTGGCGGTCAAGGTGGTGCACGCCGAGCTCGCCGGCGACCAGCAGTTCCGGGCGCGGTTCCGCAGCGAGGTCAACCGGGCCCGCCAGGTGCCACCCTTCTGTACGGCCGAGGTGCTCGACGCCGACCCGGACGCCCCGTGGCCCTGGCTCGCGGTCGAGTTCGTGGACGGGCCGTCGCTGGCCGAGGAGGTCGCGCGGTACGGGCCGCTGAGCCCGGCCAACCTGCACGGGCTGGCGATCGGCGTCGCCACCGCGCTGGTCGCGATCCACGATGCGGGCGTCATCCACCGCGACCTCAAGCCGGGCAACGTGCTGCTCGCGGCCGGGGCGCCCAAGGTGATCGACTTCGGCATCGCCCAGGCACTGGACCCGACGTCGCAGCACACGCGTACCGGTCACATGGTCGGGACCGTCAACTACATGGCGCCGGAGCGCTTCGGCGCCCCCGGCGCACCGGTGACCTCGGCGGCGGACATCTTCGCCTGGGGTTGTGTGGTCGCGTACGCGGGTCAGGGCCGTGCGCCCTTCGACGCCGACTCCCCGCTGGGGGTCTTCGGCCGGATCCTGCACGGCGAGCCCACCCTCGACGGGTTGAGCGGACTGCTGCGAGTGCTCGTGCTGCGGTCGCTCGACCCGTCACCGCAGCGGCGGCCGACAGCCCGGGAGCTGGTCGACGCGCTGCTGGGCCCCGGACCGGACCGTCCGGCGGTGCCGGACGACGTGCTCGAGCGGCAGCCCGAGATGCGTACCGAGGACCGGCGGATGCCGACCCACGCCGTGGTCGCCCCGGACCCGGTGGACCGCCCGAAACGTAGATCCAGGGCCCTGGTCGCCACGGTCGCTGTCCTGGCGCTCGCGCTCGCCGGCGGTCTCGGGTTTGTGGTCCGCACGAGCGGCTGGCTCGGCCCGGCCGCCCAGGACAAGCAGACGGTCGTCCAGAAGGAGGAACTTCCGGCTCTCGTGGTGCCCGGCGGCAGCGTGAAGCTCACCGACCCGCTGACCGCCGCCGACAACTGGGAAGCCTACGAGGTCGAGAACAACCGGACCTACTGCCGCTACGCCGGCGGCAGGCTTCAGGTCCGGAACTTCCAGGACGGCCTCTGGCAGTGCGCGGGGCCGAGCCCGGACGTGGGAGGGAGCTACGCCGTCCAGGTCAACGGCCGGATCGAGAAGGCCGGCAGCTGCCTGGTCGTCTGGTTCGCCGAGTCGGCGCAGTGGCGGTACTCCCTCGAGGTCTGCGAGGACGCCTGGCGGCTGAACGTCGAGGATCAGGGCGAGGGCGAACCTCGTGTCGTCCGCCAGTGGGCCGACAGCGGGACCGACGCGGGCCAGGACCTGCGCCTGCAGATGGTGGTGCAGGACGGCACGGTCCGCGTGGGCCACGACGGCATCCTCATCGGCGAACACCGCATGGGACCGGATTTTGCCGGCGTCTTCACCCTCGGCGTGGCCAGCGCTCCCGCCACCGAGCAGGGTCCTTTCCACGTCTCCTACAAGGACATCGAGATCCGGGCGATCCGGTGA